A genomic region of Miscanthus floridulus cultivar M001 chromosome 3, ASM1932011v1, whole genome shotgun sequence contains the following coding sequences:
- the LOC136543582 gene encoding uncharacterized protein, which produces MAPPTILDPSTPSTSPSHHRIDHPKLLLQPRGVRSVVLAMTSRHAGPCTVAPSPRPHRGQPPPRLAVPSSKLSVVTSPTGMAATHCHHPCEHASPSRAATSPTAPPLLATEDPRLHHRATAEAATSDSFTDTPYLAPATSSTPPCSTSVLVEQRLRCPRLAGVPPQPRLCGVQGHAFSVRRARKVTAAALLARPSRTSVAPTPWSTSSSSVRARHRREPTFASHPPRALRRAVPRLGRRALALALANTTSSSSPDSSTSSGQLHSIAGELPKPKAPPFPPFDDLAAVLV; this is translated from the coding sequence ATGGCGCCACCCACCATCCTTGACCCCAGCACGCCAAGCACCTCACCGAGCCACCACCGCATCGACCACCCCAAGCTCCTACTCCAGCCCCGCGGCGTCCGCTCCGTTGTCCTTGCCATGACTTCGCGTCACGCCGGGCCATGCACTGTCGCGCCCTCGCCGCGTCCCCACCGCGGCCAACCACCTCCTCGCCTCGCCGTGCCTTCGTCCAAGCTCTCCGTGGTCACCTCACCGACGGGCATGGCAGCCACGCACTGCCACCACCCATGCGAACACGCCTCGCCGTCCAGGGCTGCGACGTCGCCCACCGCGCCTCCACTCCTCGCCACCGAGGACCCACGCCTCCACCATCGTGCCACCGCCGAGGCCGCGACGTCGGACTCCTTCACCGACACGCCCTACCTCGCCCCTGCGACGTCGTCCACACCACCGTGCTCCACCTCTGTCCTCGTCGAGCAGCGACTGCGTTGCCCCCGTCTCGCCGGCGTGCCACCTCAGCCCCGCCTCTGCGGAGTCCAAGGCCATGCCTTTTCTGTCCGCCGAGCCAGGAAGGTCACCGCTGCGGCGCTGCTCGCCAGGCCGAGCCGCACTTCTGTGGCACCAACGCCCTGGAGCACCTCCTCGTCGTCTGTCCGCGCCCGTCACCGCCGGGAGCCCACCTTTGCCTCTCATCCGCCCCGAGCTCTTCGCCGAGCTGTACCGCGACTAGGACGccgcgccctcgccctcgccctcgccaacACCACCTCCTCGTCCTCACCAGACAGTAGCACCTCGTCGGGGCAGCTCCACTCCATCGCCGGTGAGCTCCCAAAGCCCAAGGCTCCACCTTTTCCTCCCTTCGATGACCTTGCCGCTGTTCTTGTCTGA
- the LOC136541593 gene encoding flavin-containing monooxygenase FMO GS-OX-like 8 codes for MGSYRPREVCVVGAGMSGLAAARELRREGHAVTVMEQSGDVGGQWLYDPRTDGDDPLGAKAPVKVHSSMYASARVISPRECMGFSDFQFVPRPGAGGRDRDARRFPGHREVYCYLRDFCEAFGLADDIRLNTRVVRVAMQAPPPSRDDARSRSGGGGGGGYSDVKWKVRSVHVEPDGGGGGGEAAEVAVEEVFDAVVVANGHYSQPSLPSIAGMDTWQRRQLHSHSYREPGPFRGEAVVVVGCGDSGMDIATELCGVAKEVHLVARSVEAATTPPPMLSKILANHSDIHLHPQVDRLCEDGRTVVFADGCRVAADAVIYCTGYTYSFPFLDMGDGLVTVRDNRVGPLYEHTFPPALAPSLSFVGVPMWVFAPWLFEAQARWVALVLAGKVALPPEEDMLRAVQEDYRAREMAGVPTYHTHAIPALDRSEIWEFVYRHSDLPRMEEWKAELFWTGFMNAKDDRDTFRDREDDSENVREGVRRWRCVSGAQYEAALAAARGGF; via the exons ATGGGTAGCTACAGGCCGAGAGAGGTGTGCGTGGTCGGGGCGGGCATGTCCGGGCTGGCGGCGGCCCGCGAGCTGCGGCGCGAGGGCCACGCCGTCACGGTTATGGAGCAGAGCGGCGACGTCGGCGGGCAGTGGCTGTACGACCCGCGGACCGACGGCGACGACCCGCTCGGAGCCAAGGCGCCGGTGAAGGTGCACAGCAGCATGTACGCGTCGGCGCGTGTGATCAGCCCGCGCGAGTGCATGGGCTTCTCCGACTTCCAGTTCGTGCCCAGGCCCGGCGCCGGCGGCCGCGACCGCGACGCCCGCCGCTTCCCGGGCCACCGCGAGGTGTACTGCTACCTCAGGGACTTCTGCGAGGCGTTCGGCCTCGCGGACGACATCAGGCTCAACACGAGGGTCGTGCGGGTCGCCAtgcaggcgccgccgccgtcacGTGACGACGCTCGCAGTCgcagcggaggcggaggcggaggtggctaCTCTGACGTGAAATGGAAGGTGAGATCTGTACACGTCGAgcctgacggcggcggcggcggcggcgaagcagCAGAGGTGGCCGTGGAGGAGGTGTTCGACGCCGTGGTCGTGGCCAACGGCCATTACTCGCAGCCAAGCCTGCCAAGCATCGCAGGAATGGACACGTGGCAGCGGCGGCAGCTGCACAGCCACTCGTACCGGGAGCCGGGCCCCTTCCGTggcgaggcggtggtggtggtcggCTGCGGCGACAGCGGCATGGACATCGCGACGGAGCTCTGCGGCGTCGCCAAGGAGGTCCACCTCGTGGCGAGGTCCGTGGAGGCGGCCACGACGCCGCCGCCGATGCTGTCCAAGATCCTGGCCAACCACTCCGACATCCACCTGCACCCGCAGGTGGACCGGCTGTGCGAGGACGGGCGGACGGTGGTGTTCGCCGACGGCTGCCGCGTCGCCGCCGACGCTGTCATCTACTGCACGGGGTACACCTACTCGTTCCCGTTCCTCGACATGGGGGACGGGCTGGTCACCGTCCGCGACAACCGCGTCGGCCCGCTGTACGAACACACATTCCCGCCGGCGCTCGCGCCGTCGCTGTCGTTCGTCGGCGTCCCCATGTGGGTGTTCGCGCCGTGGCTCTTCGAGGCCCAGGCAAGGTGGGTCGCGCTGGTGCTGGCCGGGAAGGTGGCGCTGCCGCCGGAGGAGGACATGCTCCGGGCGGTGCAGGAGGACTACCGTGCCAGGGAGATGGCCGGCGTGCCGACCTACCACACGCACGCCATCCCCGCCCTCGATCGCAGT GAGATCTGGGAGTTCGTGTACAGGCATTCGGACCTCCCGCGCATGGAGGAGTGGAAGGCGGAGCTGTTCTGGACTGGCTTCATGAACGCCAAGGACGACCGGGACACCTTCCGTGACCGGGAAGACGACAGCGAGAACGTCCGCGAGGGCGTGCGGAGATGGCGCTGCGTGTCTGGTGCTCAGTACGAAGCTGCCCTCGCTGCTGCCCGTGGTGGTTTCTGA